The following are encoded together in the Bactrocera neohumeralis isolate Rockhampton chromosome 6, APGP_CSIRO_Bneo_wtdbg2-racon-allhic-juicebox.fasta_v2, whole genome shotgun sequence genome:
- the LOC126762073 gene encoding exocyst complex component 7 has translation MNNLDSCGQAFHKLEKETSNLSLLKDRVEKYHDLSTQMSSILTVFEQRLGKLEETILPVYKETEQLQKRQQNLDATLGCLETVLAHYDVSQEVCNLIHQGPIEGNVSSFLEALGKLRAAMDYFLHHNSQSVELENVTSLFNTGCEGLNQHFRLLLKKHSVPLKPVDLLDLIYIEDDSSDEYTSFRQLSQNTREELATIAHWLEQNLRREYTIIYAAERGEVVLRSLQNLKDHQKSSSWGHEALKPRHSGRPDVKKNTSARLQQIFERKANKLYLRATQTLEQSTGISIKKASSHSEHLSAEEFMDGDQELDKYLVMLLGLQRLLNWERALMTEIVPASKHGEVFSKLAYNSIELVVKDAEAITNRIMRCISRKEWTSALGIFSALKRVILLQPDIERTYDPQQREQLTKVLNKLQVTGAKALEHFLDVVKGESGTNIVGMSSSTLGYGYVNVPKDATVHELTSNTIWFIEHLYEHYDVIGAILQQDVLYSTQLDTILMKKALPGEERNKALLAIYIKKALAELNLSIMNKCEQYNDQATKHLFRLNNIHYILKSLQQSNLIDIVTLAEPECEQSYLDMIRELKFSYQKTWSKMLISIGVEELPRPSHGKVKDKDRSILKERFSTFNKDFEEACKVQRGISIPDVILREGIKRDNVEHILPKYNKFYEMYASVQFSKNPDKYVKYRPHEINQMLSKLFDDSA, from the exons ATGAATAATTTGGATAGCTGCGGTCAGGCTTTCCACAAATTGGAAAAAGAAACTTCCAATTTGTCTTTGTTAAAAGACCGTGTAGAAAAGTATCATGATTTGTCAACGCAAATGTCAAGCATTCTGACGGTTTTTGAACAACGCCTTGGAAAATTGGAAGAAACTATTCTACCGGTATACAAGGAAACGGAACAACTCCAAAAGCGACAACAGA aTTTGGACGCTACTTTAGGTTGCCTTGAAACTGTGCTCGCGCACTATGATGTTTCTCAAGAGGTGTGCAACCTTATCCATCAAGGACCAATAGAAGGTAATGTGAGTAGCTTTCTTGAAGCCTTGGGAAAGTTACGTGCTGCTATGGATTACTTTTTGCACCATAACTCTCAAAGTGTGGAGCTAGAAAATGTCACAAGCCTTTTTAATACGGGCTGTGAAGGTCTTAATCAACATTTCCGATTATTGTTAAAGAAACATAGTGTCCCGCTAAAACCAGTTGACCTATTAGATCTTATTTACATAGAGGATGATTCTAGTGATGAGTACACATCGTTCCGACAGTTGTCACAAAACACTAGAGAAGAACTTGCTACGATTGCCCATTGGTTGGAGCAAAATTTGCGGCGAGAGTACACAATAATTTATGCGGCAGAAAGAGGTGAAGTGGTTTTACGTTCACTCCAAAACTTAAAAGATCACCAGAAAAGTAGCAGTTGGGGTCACGAAGCTTTG AAACCTCGACATAGCGGACGACCAGATGTGAAGAAAAATACGTCGGCACGACTGCAACAAAT tttCGAGCGAAAAGCTAATAAATTGTATCTGCGTGCGACTCAGACACTTGAACAGTCAACAGGAATATCGATAAAAAAGGCATCATCGCACTCTGAACACTTGTCCGCCGAAGAGTTCATGGATGGAGATCAAGAACTAGACAAATATCTTGTAATGCTATTGGGACTGCAACGCCTTCTAAATTGGGAACGCGCCCTAATGACTGAAATTGTGCCTGCCTCCAAACATGGAGAAGTTTTTTCCAAATTGGCTTACAATTCCATAGAACTCGTGGTTAAAGATGCAGAAGCAATTACAAATCGCATAATGCGTTGCATTTCACGAAAAGAGTGGACATCTGCTTTAGGCATATTTTCCGCACTTAAAAGGGTAATTTTGCTTCAACCAGACATTGAACGTACCTACGATCCACAACAACGCGAACAACTTACTAAGGTCCTAAATAAACTTCAAGTTACG GGGGCGAAAGCTTTAGAACATTTTCTTGATGTGGTTAAAGGTGAATCTGGCACGAATATAGTTGGTATGAGTTCAAGTACACTTGGCTACGGTTACGTAAATGTCCCTAAAGATGCGACAGTGCATGAGCTCACTTCGAATACTATTTGGTTTATAGAACATCTTTATGAACATTACGATGTAATTGGAGCTATTCTACAACAGGATGTTCTTTACAGTACTCAATTGGATACAATTCTAATGAAAAAAGCTTTGCCAGGTGAAGAGCGCAATAAAGCATTGTTGGCGATTTATATCA aaaaggcTTTAGCGGAATTGAACCTTTCCATAATGAATAAATGCGAGCAGTATAACGACCAAGCCACGAAACATCTGTTTCGTCTTAATAACATTCATTACATTCTTAAATCTCTACAGCAATCAAACCTAATTGATATTGTTACATTAGCGGAGCCCGAATGCGAACAAAGCTATTTAGACATGATCCGCGAACTAAAATTTTCTTACCAAAAGACTTGGTCGAAAATGCTAATAAGTATAGGTGTAGAGGAATTGCCTCGACCCTCTCATGGTAAGGTGAAGGATAAAGACCGCAGCATACTAAAGGAGCGATTTTCG ACGTTCAACAAAGATTTTGAGGAAGCTTGCAAAGTGCAACGAGGAATTTCAATTCCAGATGTTATTTTGCGAGAGGGTATAAAGCGCGACAATGTAGAGCACATACTTCCAAAATATAATAAGTTTTATGAAAT gtATGCGTCCGTGCAGTTCAGCAAAAATCCTGATAAATACGTAAAATATCGTCCTCATGAAATCAATCAAATGCTAAGCAAACTTTTTGATGATTCTGCTTGA